From one Amia ocellicauda isolate fAmiCal2 chromosome 17, fAmiCal2.hap1, whole genome shotgun sequence genomic stretch:
- the crkl gene encoding crk-like protein produces the protein MSSARFDSADRSSWYFGPVSRQEAQNRLQGQRHGMFLVRDSSTCPGDYVLSVSENSKVSHYIINSLPNKKFKIGDQEFEHLPALLEFYKIHYLDTTTLIEPAPRYPNPVGTSPAPVVGPPEENLEYVRTLYDFTGSDAEDLPFKKGEILVILDKPEEQWWSARSKEGRVGMIPVPYVEKLVRPSPHQQQFHGNRNSNSYGIPEPAHAYAQPQTPSPLPPTTPGAVINPLPSTQNGPVMAKAIQKRVPCAYDKTALALEVGDVVKVTRMNISGQWEGEVNGRRGLFPFTHVKIIDPQNPEENE, from the exons ATGTCCTCCGCTCGGTTCGATTCCGCGGACCGGTCCAGCTGGTATTTCGGACCGGTGTCCCGGCAGGAGGCGCAGAACCGATTGCAGGGCCAGAGACACGGCATGTTCCTGGTCCGGGACTCGTCCACCTGCCCCGGTGACTACGTGCTGTCTGTGTCGGAGAACTCCAAAGTGTCCCATTACATCATCAACTCGCTGCCCAACAAGAAGTTCAAGATCGGCGACCAGGAGTTTGAACATCTGCCGGCCCTGCTGGAGTTTTACAAGATCCATTACCTGGACACCACGACGCTCATAGAGCCCGCTCCCAG GTACCCAAATCCTGTCGGTACCAGTCCAGCACCTGTGGTGGGCCCGCCAGAGGAGAATCTGGAGTATGTTCGGACTCTGTATGATTTCACTGGGAGTGATGCTGAGGATTTACCCTTTAAGAAGGGCGAGATCTTGGTTATCTTAGATAAGCCCGAGGAGCAGTGGTGGAGTGCCAGGAGCAAAGAGGGACGAGTGGGCATGATCCCTGTACCTTACGTGGAGAAGCTGGTTCGGCCATCGCCGCATCAGCAGCAGTTCCATGGCAACCGGAATTCGAACAGCTATGGCATCCCAGAACCTGCCCACGCCTATGCCCAGCCTCAGACACCCTCCCCTCTACCCCCTACCACACCAGGCGCTGTCATCAACCCCCTGCCCTCCACACAGAATGGACCCGTAATGGCCAAAGCTATCCAGAAACGAGTGCCGTGTGCTTATGATAAGACTGCCCTAGCACTAGAG gTCGGTGACGTTGTCAAAGTGACACGGATGAACATTAGTGGCCAATGGGAAGGTGAGGTGAATGGTCGGAGAGGCCTGTTCCCCTTCACTCACGTCAAAATAATTGATCCCCAGAACCCAGAGGAGAACGAATGA
- the tbx16 gene encoding T-box transcription factor 16 — MQPARDLKPNFSIPPSSAAPAGSDPYLQSNVRMTLEDSNLWKSFHELGTEMIITKPGRRMFPHCKINLSGLLPYAKYIMLMDMVPVDGFRYKWNKDRWEVAGKAEPQPPCRTYLHPDSPAPGSHWMKQMVSFLKLKLTNNTLDQHGHIILHSMHRYQPRFHIVQADDLFSVRWSVFQTFTFPETTFTAVTAYQNGKITKLKIDNNPFAKGFREQGTNTKRQRALRSHACPEKSLKRLNAVKPETEQRAPPGTEFRSTFYEGYEQEQAELSKPKDGESMKEERYSPWGAEHDPSHSLRTESPLGSDTREIYNAEQMVPTPTSYQPYRFHEFGKSPSPSSSTASTSSGGRPSFESRVPDVATVPDQDAKPSSLEMLPSSCPPSLPTGHATPQDYTGVLNVAMAPPPTKPGVIGHMYNPYTTEQALGQWNGPPHSQYGSSAYPGHHLPSDYSAQSMHHGYHHGNMAEWSQYPLFSYSCW, encoded by the exons atgcagCCTGCACGTG ACCTAAAACCCAACTTCAGCATACCGCCCTCATCCGCGGCCCCCGCAGGCTCTGACCCCTACCTGCAGAGCAACGTGCGCATGACCCTGGAGGACTCGAACCTCTGGAAATCTTTCCATGAATTAGGGACGGAGATGATCATCACTAAACCTGGCAG gcGGATGTTTCCACACTGTAAAATCAACCTGTCAGGGCTGCTGCCCTACGCAAAGTACATAATGCTGATGGACATGGTGCCCGTAGATGGATTCAGATACAAG TGGAACAAGGACAGGTGGGAGGTTGCTGGGAAGGCTGAGCCGCAGCCCCCCTGCAGGACATACCTCCACCCCGACTCCCCGGCCCCCGGGAGCCACTGGATGAAGCAGATGGTGTCTTTCCTGAAGCTCAAACTGACCAATAACACCCTGGACCAACACGGCCAT ATTATTCTGCACTCAATGCATCGTTATCAGCCACGCTTCCACATCGTGCAGGCTGACGACCTCTTCAGCGTGCGCTGGAGTGTGTTTCAGACATTCACCTTCCCTGAGACCACGTTCACCGCTGTTACTGCATACCAGAATGGAAAG ataaCCAAGTTGAAGATTGACAATAACCCCTTTGCTAAAGGCTTCAGGGAACAGGGCACAAATACGAAAAG ACAACGTGCACTTAGAAGTCATGCGTGCCCAGAGAAGAGCTTGAAGCGGCTGAACGCAGTGAAACCGGAAACAGAGCAGAGAGCCCCCCCCGGTACTGAGTTCAGGAGCACTTTCTATGAAGGCTATGAGCAGGAGCAGGCTGAGCTTTCCAAGCCCAAAGATGGAGAGTCGATGAAAGAGGAGCGCTACTCTCCCTGGGGTGCAGAGCATGACCCATCGCACAGCCTGCGCACAGAGTCCCCCCTGGGCTCGGACACCAGGGAGATCTACAACGCAGAGCAGATGGTCCCCACGCCCACCTCCTACCAACCATACAG GTTCCATGAATTTGGAAAATCTCCTTCCCCCTCTTCCAGCACGGCCAGCACCAGCAGCGGTGGGCGCCCCAGCTTTGAGTCCAGAGTTCCCGATGTGGCCACTGTGCCAGACCAGGATGCTAAGCCCTCTTCCCTGGAGATGCTGCCCTCCTCCTGTCCTCCATCTCTCCCAACCGGCCACGCCACCCCACAGGACTACACAGGAGTGCTCAACGTCGCCATGGCGCCCCCACCAACCAAACCCGGAGTCATCGGCCACATGTATAACCCCTACACTACAGAGCAGGCTCTCGGGCAGTGGAACGGGCCACCGCACAGTCAGTACGGGTCCTCGGCCTACCCCGGACACCACCTCCCCTCAGACTACAGTGCACAGAGCATGCACCACGGCTATCACCACGGCAATATGGCTGAGTGGAGCCAGTACCCCCTGTTCTCTTACTCCTGCTGGTAA